A single genomic interval of Syntrophobotulus glycolicus DSM 8271 harbors:
- a CDS encoding DNA topoisomerase III — translation MGKSLVIAEKPSVGREIAKMLSCHKKDQGYFTGPKYLVTWALGHLVTLADPEKYDQRYKTWKMDDLPMLPEQMELVVIKETSKQFSVIKNLMKMPDLDELIIATDAGREGELVARWIIKKAGWRKPIKRLWISSQTERAIKEGFAALKPAKEYDHLYASAECRAQADWLIGLNVTRALTCKFSAQLSAGRVQTPTLAMVVEREKQIKSFVPKEFWTIQAFTKGFSMTWHDKTNGQSRIFDQSKADQMIKKISGHDAEITEIKKESKKELPPLAYDLTELQRDANRKYGFSAKTTSSVMQQLYEYHKIVTYPRTDSRYITEDIVSTLPERLNSIAVGPYAQFAAKILKNKITTTKRFVDQSKVSDHHAIIPTEQPVHLQKLSNEEYKIYDLIVKRFLAVLSKPFEYEQTTVKADIRGELFEVKGKIVKQNGWKEVYQGTGNWEEEQEDEEREQTLPDLHKGERIPILEVKTKAGKTKPPARYTEATLLTAMEHPGKNIENEKLREAVKQTGGLGTPATRAEIIEKLFSSFYLERNGKEIFPTSKGLQLIELVPVDLKSAELTAKWEQQLSEISKGKVKSTEFLNGIRSYARQLVSTVSENNQVFRHDNLTRNKCPECGKFLLQVKGKKGELLICQDRECGYRKGLSVSSNARCPNCHKKMDLKGEGENRIFTCTCGYREKLASFTQRKSENPGKVNKKDVQKYLNKQEDNGMINDALAQALAKLKK, via the coding sequence ATGGGGAAGAGTTTGGTTATCGCTGAAAAACCTTCTGTCGGCAGGGAAATTGCCAAAATGTTGAGTTGTCATAAAAAAGACCAGGGTTATTTTACCGGTCCAAAATACCTTGTTACCTGGGCACTGGGTCATTTGGTCACTTTGGCGGATCCCGAAAAGTACGATCAGAGATATAAGACTTGGAAAATGGACGATTTGCCGATGTTACCGGAACAAATGGAATTGGTAGTGATTAAAGAAACATCCAAGCAATTTAGTGTAATCAAAAATCTCATGAAAATGCCGGATTTGGATGAGTTGATCATTGCCACGGATGCCGGACGAGAAGGGGAACTAGTCGCCAGGTGGATTATCAAGAAAGCAGGCTGGCGCAAGCCGATCAAAAGGCTATGGATTTCCTCTCAGACCGAAAGGGCAATCAAAGAGGGCTTTGCTGCGCTAAAACCCGCCAAAGAATATGATCATCTCTATGCTTCCGCTGAATGCCGGGCCCAGGCTGACTGGCTGATCGGGCTTAATGTGACCAGAGCATTGACCTGCAAGTTCAGTGCTCAGTTGTCTGCGGGCAGAGTGCAGACACCTACCCTGGCTATGGTTGTGGAAAGAGAAAAGCAGATCAAGAGTTTTGTTCCCAAGGAATTCTGGACGATTCAAGCTTTCACGAAAGGATTCTCAATGACCTGGCACGACAAAACCAACGGACAGTCACGAATCTTTGACCAGAGTAAAGCAGACCAAATGATCAAAAAAATTTCAGGACACGATGCGGAAATAACAGAAATAAAAAAAGAAAGCAAAAAGGAGTTGCCGCCTCTGGCCTATGATTTGACGGAATTGCAAAGAGATGCCAATAGAAAATATGGTTTTTCTGCTAAGACAACCTCTTCAGTCATGCAGCAGTTGTATGAATACCATAAAATTGTCACCTATCCTCGGACAGATTCCCGTTATATCACCGAAGATATTGTCTCCACCTTACCGGAACGGTTGAACAGTATTGCCGTGGGTCCTTATGCTCAGTTTGCGGCGAAGATATTAAAAAATAAGATAACGACAACAAAGAGATTTGTTGATCAATCCAAAGTCAGTGATCACCATGCCATCATTCCGACTGAACAACCGGTTCATTTGCAGAAACTGAGCAATGAAGAGTATAAAATATATGATTTGATCGTGAAAAGATTTCTTGCTGTGCTGTCCAAACCGTTTGAATATGAGCAAACGACAGTAAAGGCTGACATCCGGGGGGAATTATTTGAAGTCAAGGGTAAAATCGTGAAACAAAACGGCTGGAAAGAAGTTTATCAGGGGACCGGCAATTGGGAAGAAGAACAGGAGGATGAAGAGCGGGAGCAAACTCTGCCAGATCTGCATAAGGGAGAGCGTATTCCGATACTTGAGGTCAAAACAAAAGCCGGGAAAACGAAACCTCCGGCCAGATATACGGAAGCAACCCTGCTCACTGCCATGGAGCATCCGGGGAAAAACATCGAAAATGAAAAACTTAGAGAAGCGGTCAAGCAGACGGGGGGTTTAGGTACACCGGCCACCAGAGCGGAGATCATTGAAAAGCTTTTCAGTTCGTTTTATTTGGAACGCAACGGGAAAGAGATTTTCCCCACCTCCAAGGGTCTTCAACTGATCGAACTGGTACCGGTCGATTTAAAATCTGCGGAATTAACAGCAAAGTGGGAGCAGCAGTTAAGCGAAATCAGTAAGGGGAAAGTAAAAAGCACTGAATTTTTGAATGGAATTAGAAGCTATGCTCGTCAGCTTGTTTCAACAGTCAGCGAAAATAATCAAGTCTTCAGGCATGACAATCTGACCAGAAACAAATGTCCGGAATGCGGAAAATTCCTTTTACAGGTCAAGGGAAAAAAAGGTGAGCTCCTGATATGCCAGGACCGGGAATGCGGTTATCGTAAAGGTCTGTCGGTTAGTTCCAATGCCAGATGCCCGAATTGCCATAAAAAAATGGATCTCAAGGGAGAGGGCGAAAACAGGATTTTTACTTGTACATGCGGCTACCGGGAAAAACTGGCTTCTTTCACTCAAAGGAAAAGCGAGAATCCAGGGAAAGTTAACAAAAAAGATGTACAAAAGTACCTGAATAAACAGGAAGATAACGGCATGATCAATGATGCTCTCGCTCAAGCACTGGCGAAATTAAAAAAATAA
- a CDS encoding nucleoside recognition domain-containing protein produces MRVTRSTWRDGLCKGISTTWSLSRIIFPVTLLISVLKYTPVIGWIADLLTPVIGILGLPGECAVILVLGNLLNLYAAVGAIAAMQLTVKSVFILAVMLSFSHNLLVETSISTRIGVNPVFIACLRLGIAVSMALGINLVWSGGQEMAKFGLIVSSNQALSGWPEICIQAVKIAGLAVLQVAVIVIPIMVFIQVLKDINAIARLSGVLKPFTRAIGVDDKTGIPLMAGIMFGIAYGAGVIIQTAKEENLGKKDLYLATIFLVSCHAVVEDTLVFLPLGINVVYLLLIRIAFALIVTVFMSRLWKKGFASGRE; encoded by the coding sequence ATGAGGGTAACAAGATCTACCTGGAGGGACGGTCTTTGCAAAGGCATTTCTACAACATGGAGTCTTTCAAGGATTATTTTTCCGGTGACCCTTCTCATATCCGTGCTAAAATATACCCCTGTCATTGGCTGGATTGCAGATTTACTGACCCCGGTGATAGGAATTCTTGGGCTTCCCGGAGAATGTGCGGTGATTCTCGTTTTGGGGAATCTGCTGAATCTTTATGCGGCGGTTGGTGCGATCGCAGCAATGCAGCTGACGGTGAAATCAGTATTTATCCTGGCAGTGATGCTCAGCTTTTCCCACAATCTTCTGGTTGAGACCTCAATAAGTACCAGAATAGGGGTTAATCCAGTTTTTATCGCCTGCTTGAGACTGGGAATAGCGGTCTCTATGGCTTTGGGGATTAACTTAGTTTGGTCGGGCGGACAGGAGATGGCCAAATTTGGACTGATCGTATCCTCGAATCAGGCATTGTCCGGATGGCCGGAGATTTGCATTCAGGCTGTCAAGATTGCCGGACTGGCAGTCTTACAAGTCGCGGTAATCGTTATTCCGATTATGGTTTTTATTCAGGTGCTTAAAGATATCAACGCGATAGCTCGGCTTTCAGGCGTCCTCAAACCGTTTACCAGGGCAATCGGTGTGGACGACAAAACAGGGATACCGTTGATGGCGGGTATCATGTTTGGGATTGCTTATGGAGCCGGTGTGATTATTCAGACTGCTAAAGAAGAAAACCTCGGCAAGAAGGATCTCTATTTGGCAACGATCTTTCTGGTTTCCTGCCATGCGGTAGTCGAAGATACTCTTGTTTTTCTGCCTTTGGGAATTAATGTAGTGTATCTGCTGTTGATCAGAATTGCCTTTGCTTTAATCGTAACAGTTTTCATGTCAAGATTATGGAAAAAAGGGTTTGCTTCAGGAAGGGAATAA
- a CDS encoding DUF3846 domain-containing protein codes for MAEKEISVLICKPQSKPELGTIENRTEIIKEIIGGDYIIHVVEEDGLSILYDPDGKDVHTLNRLIGGEPIFGTVIFCRSKGQELFSLSEDELEDMNYLLS; via the coding sequence ATGGCGGAAAAAGAGATTTCAGTTTTGATTTGCAAACCGCAAAGTAAGCCTGAGCTGGGTACAATAGAAAATAGGACGGAGATAATAAAGGAAATTATTGGAGGGGATTATATTATCCATGTTGTCGAGGAAGACGGGCTTTCCATATTATATGATCCCGACGGCAAGGACGTCCATACTCTGAATAGGCTTATCGGTGGGGAGCCTATATTTGGTACAGTTATATTCTGCCGCAGTAAAGGTCAAGAATTGTTCTCGCTCTCTGAAGATGAATTAGAAGACATGAATTATCTGTTGTCTTAA
- a CDS encoding LUD domain-containing protein: MSELNKEISDYTKNLNKASKDENINRAVTRAVKSFRTNVASTLARFPHTVALAAEVREIKASAVKNNKELLEKAMASIERNHGSAYFAKDGDEAIKIVDQIIGKDKVVIKGKSMLGEEIQLRHRLEELGNEVWETDLGEFILQLKNDRPMHILSPAVHVPREQIAEIFSNFFQKEVPPDIPAEVAAVREFLRDKYFKADVGISGSNVVAADTGQIVIIENEGNVRLVTGTPPVHIVIVGIEKVVPSFQDAMKVAEVNWRYAQYDAPSYVNVISGPSKTGDIEKVITYGAHGPKEFHVIFLDNGRSEMINNLDYNQALFCLRCGGCMYECPVFQVTAGHYGRTYLSGIGSIWTAFVDGGPDVAAPMLYTCLRCGRCVEQCPMKIDVPKMVGELRSKVVED, encoded by the coding sequence ATGAGCGAGTTGAATAAAGAAATCAGTGATTATACAAAAAACCTGAATAAAGCCAGCAAAGATGAGAATATCAATAGGGCGGTCACCAGAGCGGTAAAGTCTTTTCGAACAAATGTAGCTTCTACTCTGGCAAGATTCCCTCATACTGTAGCGTTAGCGGCGGAAGTAAGGGAAATTAAAGCAAGTGCCGTGAAAAACAATAAAGAACTTCTGGAAAAAGCGATGGCTTCTATTGAGAGAAACCATGGCAGCGCTTATTTTGCCAAAGACGGAGATGAGGCAATCAAAATTGTAGATCAGATTATCGGTAAAGACAAAGTTGTGATAAAAGGGAAAAGTATGCTCGGTGAAGAAATTCAATTAAGGCACAGGCTGGAGGAATTGGGTAACGAAGTATGGGAAACAGATCTTGGAGAGTTTATTCTTCAACTGAAAAATGACCGTCCTATGCATATTCTTTCACCGGCCGTACATGTTCCCAGGGAACAGATTGCGGAAATTTTCAGCAATTTCTTTCAGAAAGAAGTTCCGCCGGATATCCCTGCGGAAGTGGCTGCGGTCAGGGAATTTTTAAGAGATAAATATTTTAAAGCTGATGTCGGTATTAGCGGATCTAATGTTGTGGCTGCTGATACGGGGCAGATTGTGATCATTGAGAATGAGGGCAATGTCAGACTGGTAACAGGGACCCCCCCTGTCCATATCGTGATCGTGGGCATTGAAAAGGTTGTGCCTTCGTTTCAGGACGCCATGAAAGTGGCGGAAGTCAATTGGCGCTATGCCCAGTATGATGCACCCAGCTATGTAAACGTCATCAGCGGTCCCAGTAAGACAGGGGATATTGAGAAAGTGATTACCTATGGGGCCCATGGACCAAAAGAGTTCCATGTTATTTTCCTTGATAATGGTCGGAGTGAGATGATTAATAACCTCGACTATAATCAGGCATTATTTTGCTTAAGATGTGGCGGCTGCATGTATGAATGTCCCGTATTCCAGGTGACGGCAGGTCATTATGGCAGAACATATTTAAGTGGCATCGGTTCAATCTGGACTGCGTTTGTCGATGGCGGGCCTGATGTGGCGGCACCGATGCTTTATACATGCCTGAGATGTGGAAGATGTGTAGAACAATGTCCAATGAAAATTGATGTACCCAAAATGGTAGGGGAACTGAGAAGCAAGGTTGTTGAAGATTAA
- a CDS encoding (Fe-S)-binding protein gives MKYGNPLALNGKEISSWAKELNLPTTGKLLFYTGGEYQLLPYIDSLVKTMSIIDPNSGLFSLLMKVRGLVNKTGINAEKIYASILAKDKQRYRSINYKAAVILKRLGYDLCYNGAEELYSGALLYELGFWKDLKKHAPKVIEYINKTGAETIICLSPHAAEMFKLIFPEMTGFPDVKVRTFVDMVAEKANQLPKIKLEKPVVIHDSCRLARDLGVFDEIRVILEAMGAEYVEPLRNKDWTTCCGGPSKLLFPDVSKVVSGRRITELAETGADRALISCPYCLSALEGGLKTTDDSLILEDLVEFIYRGFEDNERVE, from the coding sequence ATGAAATATGGCAATCCGCTTGCTTTAAACGGAAAAGAGATATCATCATGGGCCAAAGAACTCAATTTGCCGACTACAGGCAAATTGTTGTTCTATACGGGAGGAGAATATCAGTTACTTCCCTACATTGATTCTCTGGTCAAGACCATGTCAATCATTGATCCGAACAGCGGCTTGTTTTCGTTGCTGATGAAAGTAAGAGGGCTGGTCAATAAGACCGGAATTAATGCCGAGAAGATCTATGCTTCAATTTTGGCCAAGGATAAACAAAGATATCGGTCAATCAATTATAAGGCAGCGGTCATTCTGAAAAGGCTGGGCTATGATCTTTGCTATAACGGGGCGGAAGAACTGTACAGCGGTGCTTTACTCTATGAGCTGGGGTTCTGGAAAGACTTGAAAAAACATGCTCCAAAGGTAATTGAGTATATTAATAAGACAGGAGCAGAGACAATAATTTGTCTTTCTCCACATGCTGCTGAGATGTTTAAACTGATTTTCCCTGAAATGACAGGGTTCCCTGACGTGAAGGTACGTACTTTTGTGGATATGGTAGCGGAAAAGGCAAATCAGCTGCCTAAAATAAAATTGGAAAAGCCTGTAGTGATTCATGATTCATGCAGGTTGGCCAGGGATCTCGGTGTATTTGATGAAATACGGGTCATACTTGAGGCGATGGGTGCAGAATATGTGGAACCATTAAGGAATAAGGATTGGACCACTTGCTGCGGCGGACCAAGCAAACTGCTTTTTCCTGATGTATCAAAAGTAGTGTCTGGCCGGAGAATCACTGAATTGGCTGAGACCGGGGCTGACAGGGCACTGATTTCCTGCCCCTACTGCTTGTCGGCATTGGAAGGCGGTTTGAAAACAACAGATGACAGTCTGATTTTGGAGGACCTTGTTGAATTTATCTATAGGGGGTTTGAAGATAATGAGCGAGTTGAATAA
- a CDS encoding prohibitin family protein yields the protein MDAESSASQPKIPRFTHFKGKLIKFVILLVLIALIIAGMIFKAYTIIPPGHRGTVVQLGAVSSRILSEGFHFKVPFIQEIIPMDVRMQKIESDHETSSKDLQVVHATVAVNYSLDPEKVNVLYQNIPDYASNVVTPEIRESLKSVIAQYTAEELVSKRAEVSAKVKDVLREKLSNYYMILHEVNLTELKFSDQFDQAIEQKQIAEQQALKAKLDLQRVQVEAQQKLEQAKAEAEALKIQKDYVTPELVKLRQVEAQLEAIKKWDGKLPAVNGSNVFPFINMDGSGFGTQTP from the coding sequence ATGGATGCTGAATCTTCAGCTTCCCAGCCTAAAATTCCCCGATTCACTCATTTTAAAGGTAAATTGATCAAATTTGTTATCCTGTTGGTTCTGATTGCTTTGATTATTGCAGGTATGATCTTTAAGGCATATACGATTATCCCCCCTGGACACAGAGGGACTGTTGTTCAGCTTGGTGCTGTCAGTTCACGGATATTGAGTGAAGGCTTCCATTTTAAGGTGCCTTTTATTCAGGAAATCATCCCTATGGATGTCCGTATGCAGAAAATTGAATCTGATCATGAAACATCCTCTAAGGATCTCCAGGTTGTTCACGCAACAGTAGCTGTAAACTACAGTCTTGATCCGGAAAAAGTTAATGTTCTGTACCAAAACATACCTGACTATGCGTCTAATGTTGTTACCCCTGAGATCAGGGAATCCCTCAAATCTGTGATCGCCCAGTATACTGCCGAGGAATTAGTGTCTAAAAGGGCTGAAGTCAGTGCCAAGGTCAAGGATGTCCTTAGGGAGAAATTATCCAATTATTATATGATCCTTCATGAAGTTAACCTTACCGAATTAAAATTCAGCGATCAATTTGATCAAGCGATTGAACAAAAGCAGATTGCCGAGCAACAGGCTTTAAAAGCTAAGCTTGATTTACAGAGAGTCCAGGTCGAGGCCCAGCAAAAGCTTGAGCAGGCCAAAGCTGAAGCCGAAGCTTTAAAAATCCAAAAGGATTACGTCACCCCTGAGTTAGTGAAACTCAGACAAGTGGAAGCTCAACTGGAAGCAATAAAAAAATGGGACGGCAAACTGCCGGCTGTAAATGGCAGCAACGTATTCCCCTTTATTAATATGGATGGTTCAGGCTTCGGAACCCAGACCCCTTAA
- a CDS encoding exosporium glycoprotein BclB-related protein, whose protein sequence is MSSQILPASGTTFVSNALPDTNLSATNIIVVGTDPAFLNSIGFLQFDISLLSGPVDSAALVLFVLSKTGTTPSPIIVNRVTSPFDTGTVTYNTQPPYVATSSMVNVVACDVLEYVAIDITDLVNGWINGLFPNFGIALTNPDGTTSVVFGGNGAGSGYEPLIVTFTSDPSGPTGATGATGPTGPTGDVGPAGATGGTGPTGPTGDAGPAGPTGGTGPTGPTGDAGPAGATGGTGPTGDVGPAGATGGTGPTGPTGDAGPAGATGGTGPTGPTGDAGPAGPTGDAGPAGATGGTGPTGPTGDVGPAGATGDTGPTGPTGDAGPAGATGGTGPTGPTGDVGPAGATGDTGPTGPTGDAGPAGATGGTGPTGPTGDVGPAGATGDTGPTGPTGDAGPAGATGGTGPTGPTGDAGPAGATGGTGPTGPTGDVGPAGATGGTGPTGPTGDVGPAGATGGTGPTGPTGDVGPAGATGGTGPTGPTGDAGPTGATGDTGPTGATGDTGPTGATGGGAIIPFSSGSPIAVTVLAGGLVGLPGLIGFGSSTQALTILGLTIDLSGLTNYSFSMPRDGVITSLAVYLSATASLTLLSPLTYTAQVYSSATPDDIFAPVPGALVNIVIPGTIGIGDTFNGIVTGLNIPVTEQTRLLLVASATGGGLLIGGSVAGYLSAGLGIE, encoded by the coding sequence ATGTCAAGCCAAATTCTACCTGCATCGGGAACAACATTTGTTTCCAATGCTTTACCTGATACCAACCTCTCGGCGACAAACATCATCGTTGTGGGAACAGACCCTGCATTCCTTAATTCCATCGGTTTCCTTCAGTTTGATATTTCTCTGCTGTCGGGACCGGTTGACAGTGCGGCACTGGTATTGTTTGTGTTATCTAAAACAGGGACTACCCCCAGTCCGATTATCGTCAACCGAGTGACATCACCCTTTGATACCGGGACTGTCACTTATAACACCCAGCCACCCTATGTGGCAACATCTTCAATGGTTAATGTTGTTGCTTGTGATGTACTGGAATATGTGGCGATAGATATAACTGATCTGGTAAATGGATGGATAAATGGTCTCTTTCCCAATTTTGGTATTGCCTTGACCAACCCAGACGGAACAACCTCTGTTGTCTTCGGAGGTAATGGCGCCGGTTCCGGATACGAACCTCTGATTGTCACTTTTACAAGTGACCCTTCAGGGCCTACCGGTGCTACCGGGGCTACAGGACCAACCGGACCGACCGGGGATGTCGGACCTGCCGGGGCAACCGGTGGCACCGGACCGACTGGACCGACCGGTGATGCCGGACCTGCTGGACCAACCGGTGGCACCGGACCGACTGGACCGACCGGTGATGCCGGACCTGCCGGGGCAACCGGTGGAACCGGACCGACCGGTGATGTCGGGCCTGCCGGGGCAACCGGTGGAACCGGACCGACTGGACCGACCGGTGATGCCGGACCTGCCGGGGCAACCGGTGGAACCGGACCGACCGGACCGACTGGGGATGCCGGACCTGCTGGACCAACCGGTGATGCCGGACCTGCCGGAGCAACTGGTGGCACCGGACCGACCGGACCGACTGGTGATGTCGGACCTGCTGGGGCAACTGGCGATACTGGACCAACTGGACCGACCGGGGATGCCGGACCTGCTGGGGCAACCGGTGGAACCGGACCAACCGGACCGACTGGTGATGTCGGACCTGCTGGGGCAACTGGCGATACTGGACCAACTGGACCGACCGGGGATGCCGGACCTGCTGGGGCAACCGGTGGAACCGGACCAACCGGACCGACTGGTGATGTCGGACCTGCTGGAGCAACTGGCGATACTGGACCAACTGGACCGACCGGTGATGCCGGACCTGCTGGGGCAACCGGTGGAACCGGACCAACCGGACCGACCGGGGATGCCGGACCTGCTGGGGCAACCGGTGGAACCGGACCAACCGGACCGACCGGGGATGTCGGACCTGCTGGAGCAACCGGTGGAACCGGACCAACCGGACCGACTGGTGATGTCGGACCTGCTGGGGCAACCGGTGGAACCGGACCGACCGGACCGACCGGGGATGTCGGACCTGCTGGGGCAACCGGTGGAACCGGACCGACTGGACCGACCGGTGATGCCGGACCTACTGGGGCCACTGGCGATACCGGACCTACTGGGGCCACTGGCGATACCGGACCTACTGGGGCCACTGGTGGAGGGGCCATTATACCCTTCTCATCCGGTTCTCCAATTGCAGTTACTGTTCTAGCGGGAGGACTAGTTGGCTTACCCGGGCTAATCGGTTTCGGTAGCTCCACTCAGGCGCTTACAATCCTCGGCCTTACGATTGATCTCAGCGGGCTGACCAACTATTCGTTCTCTATGCCACGTGACGGTGTCATCACCTCACTGGCCGTATACCTGAGTGCAACGGCCTCTCTAACCTTGCTTTCCCCTCTGACCTACACGGCACAGGTATACAGTTCGGCAACTCCGGATGATATTTTTGCCCCGGTGCCCGGTGCCCTTGTCAATATTGTAATTCCAGGCACAATCGGCATTGGGGATACCTTCAACGGCATTGTGACAGGTCTGAATATCCCAGTAACCGAACAGACAAGACTCCTGCTTGTAGCCAGCGCAACAGGCGGCGGCCTTTTAATAGGAGGATCGGTTGCAGGCTATCTCAGTGCAGGACTTGGCATTGAGTAA
- a CDS encoding DNRLRE domain-containing protein, whose protein sequence is MPSQIVPATGTTFVSNTLPDTNLSATNIIVVGTDPTFLDSIGFLQFDISLLSGSVDNAALVLFVLSKTGATPSPIIVNRVTSPFDTGTVTYNIQPPYMATSSIANVAASNVLEYIVIDITTLVNEWINGIFSNFGIALTNPDGTTSVVFGGNGAGSGYEPLIVTFTSDPSGPTGATGPTGATGPAGATGDTGPTGPTGDTGPAGPTGNAGPTGPTGNTGPTGPTGNTGPTGPTGNTGPTGPTGNTGPTGPTGNTGPTGPTGNTGPTGPTGNTGPTGPTGNTGPTGPTGNTGPTGPTGNTGPTGPTGNTGPTGPTGNTGPTGPTGNTGPTGPTGNTGPTGPTGNTGPTGPTGNTGPTGPTGNTGPTGPTGNTGPTGPTGNTGPTGPTGNTGPTGPTGNTGPTGPTGNTGPTGPTGNTGPTGPTSVLRGIQAQLQGSPATIINDNSVVVFDTVLINQSSNISYNNITGEFTVSDSGNYYIAWWLNTDGSAGPVNMMFSIMVDGIPTSSGNSPVVTGQVNGDTLITISTAPAVITLVNQTGADVLFGATNIQANIIIFTITA, encoded by the coding sequence ATGCCAAGCCAAATTGTACCTGCAACAGGAACAACGTTTGTTTCCAATACCTTACCTGATACTAACCTTTCGGCGACAAACATCATCGTCGTGGGGACTGACCCCACATTCCTTGATTCCATCGGGTTCCTCCAATTTGATATCTCACTGCTTTCAGGGTCAGTTGACAATGCAGCACTGGTATTATTTGTGTTGTCTAAAACAGGGGCTACCCCAAGCCCGATTATTGTCAACCGAGTGACATCACCCTTTGATACCGGGACTGTAACCTATAATATCCAGCCACCTTATATGGCAACATCCTCAATTGCTAACGTTGCTGCTTCTAATGTACTGGAATATATCGTGATAGATATAACGACACTGGTAAATGAATGGATAAACGGTATTTTTTCCAATTTTGGTATTGCCTTGACCAACCCTGACGGAACAACATCTGTCGTTTTTGGAGGCAATGGCGCGGGTTCCGGATACGAACCTCTGATTGTCACTTTTACAAGTGACCCTTCAGGGCCTACCGGTGCTACCGGACCGACAGGGGCCACTGGACCTGCCGGGGCCACTGGTGATACCGGACCGACAGGACCAACCGGCGATACCGGACCTGCTGGCCCAACCGGGAATGCCGGACCGACTGGACCAACCGGGAATACCGGACCGACTGGACCAACCGGGAATACCGGACCGACTGGGCCAACCGGGAATACCGGACCGACTGGACCAACCGGGAATACCGGACCGACTGGACCAACCGGGAATACCGGACCGACTGGACCAACCGGGAATACCGGACCGACTGGACCAACCGGGAATACCGGACCGACTGGACCAACCGGGAATACCGGACCGACTGGACCAACCGGGAATACCGGACCGACTGGACCAACCGGGAATACCGGACCGACTGGACCAACCGGGAATACCGGACCGACTGGACCAACCGGGAATACCGGACCGACTGGACCAACCGGGAATACCGGACCGACTGGACCAACCGGGAATACCGGACCGACTGGACCAACCGGGAATACCGGACCGACTGGACCAACCGGGAATACCGGACCGACTGGACCAACCGGGAATACCGGACCGACTGGACCAACCGGGAATACCGGACCGACTGGACCAACCGGGAATACCGGACCGACTGGACCAACCGGGAATACCGGACCGACTGGACCAACCGGGAATACCGGACCGACTGGACCAACCGGGAATACCGGACCGACTGGACCAACCGGGAATACCGGACCGACTGGACCAACTTCTGTCCTCCGGGGGATTCAGGCTCAACTTCAGGGAAGCCCAGCTACGATAATTAATGACAATTCGGTTGTCGTTTTTGACACAGTCCTTATTAACCAGTCATCCAATATCAGCTACAATAATATAACAGGAGAATTTACCGTTTCAGACTCAGGAAACTACTATATCGCATGGTGGTTGAATACCGACGGTTCCGCCGGCCCTGTCAACATGATGTTTTCCATAATGGTTGACGGGATCCCGACCTCCTCAGGAAATTCCCCTGTTGTGACCGGTCAAGTAAACGGTGACACATTAATTACGATATCCACTGCTCCTGCTGTTATAACTTTAGTCAATCAGACAGGCGCAGATGTGCTCTTCGGTGCTACAAATATTCAGGCAAATATTATAATTTTTACTATAACAGCCTAA
- a CDS encoding DUF6385 domain-containing protein, translated as MNYLIFNTSAENLKAVIYGMDDNEPKPIAVDADGLFLFSPLSEITVTANNLDIRSLSSARDSVVVTANNLDIRDLSGTQDSVQLYNLGFVEESLSTTAPSGTSFLLTKDISAYRENSYFIRNTGSSTITVTLQIAPVDSNAYYVDHSTAQGVTAGNNNITSVTVAMKYARLRVVASSNTNVEIYYNGRA; from the coding sequence ATGAACTATTTAATTTTTAATACCAGCGCAGAAAACCTTAAGGCAGTCATTTACGGGATGGATGATAACGAACCTAAGCCTATAGCTGTGGATGCCGACGGCTTGTTTCTATTTTCTCCTCTCAGTGAAATTACTGTTACGGCAAATAATCTGGATATCCGGAGTTTAAGCTCCGCTCGGGATTCGGTCGTTGTCACAGCAAACAATCTGGATATCAGGGACTTGAGTGGGACTCAGGATTCTGTTCAGCTCTATAATCTCGGGTTTGTGGAGGAGAGCCTTTCAACAACAGCGCCTTCGGGTACCAGCTTTCTTCTTACCAAAGATATCAGTGCCTACAGGGAAAATAGTTATTTTATCCGCAACACCGGCTCCTCTACGATCACCGTTACCCTCCAGATCGCACCGGTGGACTCAAACGCGTACTATGTTGACCATTCAACAGCTCAAGGAGTTACCGCAGGAAACAATAATATCACTTCCGTGACTGTAGCGATGAAATATGCCAGATTAAGGGTTGTGGCCTCCAGCAATACAAACGTTGAGATTTATTATAACGGGAGAGCCTAA